attttaaggAACAACGACgtagtttttatattaaaatagcaCAACGTACAAATTCAAGAGGTGAACATAcacaatttaaatgttttcatgTCTCGGGTGTACTAAGGTTAGCAGATtttttgaggaaaaaaaatagtccagGTAACTTTTACGTTCAAACACTAATGGTcacattaactttttttttttttttttttttttaactataaaaaaatttattatcgatttATAGACCAATCATCGTCagtagcagcagcaacaaGTAATGACATAATCTTCACTGGTATTGCTAAAGTTATTCATAAACGTATTACAGAATTGTCATTGTACGAAGCTAATAAACAGGAATACATAACTCGTCATCTAGTGGACGGACGTATTGTATTTAGTGATCATAGGATAGCGTTGGTGGCTGGTTATATGTCTGAAGAAGTGTCTGGTGTTAATGCTTTTCGATTTATGCACAAGGATGATGTTATGTGGGCAATAACTGCATTAAGACaaagtttgttatttattataatttttatttatatataaatgataatgataatgataatgatgataataataataataataattattattattatagtgtATGATCGTCGGGAAGGTTTTGGCACCTCATGTTATCGTCTATTGTCGAAAAGTGGTAAATTTATCTATCTACGTACTCATGGTTGGCTTGAATTCGACAGTAAAACCGGAACCTTTGAGTCATTCATCTGCGTAAATACTCTAGTAGAAAAAGATGAAggcgaaaatttaattaaagaattacGTAATCGGTTTTCAGCAACTGTAACACAAATAACTGCAACAACATCCACTGTATCGCCTTTATCTacatcttcttcttctttttcacTTTCAACGAGTTTAACATCTGGTGTAGCTGCGGCTACgtcaacaacaataacaacaacagcagcagcagcagctgcatcatcatcatcattatcgtcatcatcatcatcatcatcatcagtgacagcaacagcaacatcAATAGCAACAGTAACAGCAATAATAACTGCAACAGAACCATCACTATCAGTATCAACCTCGACATTATCTACATCTACATCCGTTggtactattaaaaaattaaaaaaccctTTAGTATCATCTCAGCCTGAACAAAATGTTGAGGATCCAACACAACTTGAGGATgctatttatcaattaataagtaCATTAAAATCACCATCAACAGCACCCAGTTTATCACCCTCAACATCTGATATCGAGTGTAATCTTGACATTACTGATACTACAACCTcttcatcgtcatcatcatcattatcattatcatcgttgacaacagcaacaacaacaacaacaacaacaacaacaacaacaacaacaacaacaacaacaacaacaacaataacaacaacaacaacaacaacaacaacatcatcATCGAAAACAGTGatagaaaattcatttaaattatcatctcCAAAGGCAATtactacaataaataataaatttaacgataaatcgagacaaaaaaataaacgtatTAAAACAGAATTAtcatattcatttaattcatcACTCAGCCTATTAAATCATAATGTCAATGATGATCATCAGCAACCAATCActtgttacaatttaaataaaaaaaaaataattaataacaaaaaaaaaataaatgataataatattattataacaaaaaataataaatcagataaaatattaaatttgaatagtaaaaatttgatatttagtgataaaattgatgaagataataatgattgtgattatgataattatcatcatcatcatttaaaGCAATCgaaccatatatttttaacatataataatgatgataataatagtgtaaataatagtgaaaaaaaaaatatggggtATGATagtaaaatagaattaaatgGTATTGGTGTTAAACGTCCTGGTGAAATATATAAACGTAAAGATAAAAGGcgacatatttataataaatcgaCCGCCGaagaattaaatgaattagttgttgttaaaaataacgaaattattgttgataaatttaaaattcaagcaAAAATAGATAAGAATGATGTGATGGTAGTAGAGAATAATGTTgatgaaaaaagtaatataataatagataataataaaaaaataaatagtgaaTTACAAGATACATTATTCAAATTAGATAAttgtattaattgaaaaactaagaaatttaattaaattaaatgtatttataataacagaaaaaaaaaatattgtagaaCGATTAAAGATTATAGACATCTAAAAACAGAATgtctaaaaaaatcaaactctTATTTCCACGTGATACAAAacgatattattaataatttgaaagatGATGATAAATCGTTAAGGATTTAAAGTTGatactaataataactttacCATTTAAACTATTTCGTTAAGTAAAatgctattaaaattatttaaaaagtgatgatatatattaatttttatgttttaattagtcaattcattaaatatatggTTGATTGAATGAGTAGTATGAGAATGCccgagcaaaaaaaaaattatttttattgagacataataattaaacaaatattatttatcgtgatgtttggaatttttttccaaagggTCTCAAAGTaaggtaaattaaattttttatttttcaattatcgttattattattattgattgattgatttttttttatttttttttcattttatcctattttatttagtgagacaaaatgaaattattcatGATTTAACGACCACATTGTTTCGAgtcgttaataataatagtaataataataataatataatgatggtgattgaattattattgttaatattaaattaaagtgaaaaaaaatggaaattcaTTGatgcatttttatatttaactattatttttttttttttttttttttttaaagatgatTAATgagttaaagataaaaatgaattgtgCAATTGAGGTGAGGATGATCTTTGTTTTGAGAATGAGACTGATAAGTAGACGAATGATCTGAGGttaatgaaatgaataatcgaaatttaaaagaaatttttaattttataattattgacgacaaagtaattaattattaactattaattagtaaaatttataagtaatgattaaaatctaataaagaataagaaattttaataattaaatcattccTCGaagtgttaaaataaattttttacaaatatttaaaaatatatgcataAGACGAGTAGTCTCATTCCTTAAAAAGAAGAAGATAAATAGAAAAGAAAGAAACAAAAAgctatctttttttttttttacaaacacaAGGAATAGATAAAGTCTATATAAGTAacataaaaagaaaatcacaattattattaataactctGGATGGTTAATTACACTACTTATGTCGCAATTTAATTGCCTTTGagaggaataataataataaataaaataattaatgaaaggtaatttaaatataccaATCGTACATTACTAggcaatttatattatataaaactaaggtatataaacaaataaaaattaactaaataaataaattgaataaataaacaagtaaaaaaaaataaataaataatattaataataataataataataataataataataataataataataattcgaaCTGTTGCCATTGTGAATATTGGCTAATCGTAAGACTgcaatgttaattttactgtatacatattatataaataatattattacatacgtcattattattacttttatcgTCTATTgctaaaattataagtaattatctATGAATATGTTTCATTGTTAGAAAAAAGTTAcgtaaatttgaatgaaaagaaattttaaaaattagataaataaaatttttttgtttactaaattttcGTTATACTTAtctaagaaattaattaaaattgtaaaaaggaaaaaaaatttatacatgacgttttttcatttttaactagtaattaaaattaaatgatataaaaacaaaaaataaacagaacaaaataaattgtagCCATACACTGAGAACTCTCACTtatatgtgtaaaaaaaaataataataataataataataaaataaatacccatttattgtaattattattttatcaatgtaTAACccaattatatttagtaaagtgTATAATAGAATAAACTAATAATGCTATGcaaccagaaaaaaaataacaaatctTAGTTCATaactaacaaaatttttttttttgtggtttATAAAACATAATCTTTTACGATTATATCAGTTGAATATTTAGCGTTACaaaaagagaaataaattatttgtgcAATTGATTTAtgatttcttataaattcagATTAGAAACCTCAATGATTTGGTGTgaaatactatatatatatatatatatatatataacgattaatatttttacgagACTGATgtttttccacttttttttttcttcgataAAGAACTGCTCAAAAGAAAGTTGCTTGGAGTATTCTTGATAcggtagttttaaaaataaatatatattatatacatataatatatgtatacatataaggTGTGCGAATAATTGGAACCCAAAAATTGATCGAAAAATCCAAATTAGATTGATGTTACGTTTAGAAAAGTCCTGCGTATTTTTCTTTGACGTAAGATAATTtgaatctaataattaaaaatttttaaatattaacaattttcttaAGGATTCCAAAACTCACAAATGACATTTAATACTCAATTTTCAAAcctataatattaaatatacaaattagggtgacccaaaaaaaaccgactatttttttttttcgagtctcttatgaaaatttgttggtttacgatgttttaagaagcctttccaaaaatcagcttaataaaaaattttcaagaggccgctcacgaattttgaaaatatcaaaaatgatcgaaatttgaattttcttgtagcagtaatagtttatatttgtgaaatcatgactacgctggAAAtataagcccaaaatttaactatttaaacctcgctcaagaatttttaatgtttccgagtgctgtcttttgaacgtttttgAGCAACCcttgaatattgataataaagtttctcgattttttcaccatcaatttgcatcacaatCAATGGAAATATAACccaagaaatagaaataataagttatttacatactttttttattttttaattcaattttttggtttttttgcttattcaaaacttagcaaattttattgtttaagactgtcctgcatatttttggttatgcaaaagttaaattatagtgaaatgacaataattgagttataaaaaaatacaaaaaccaattcaaagtattagttacAGATTATCAggtaataatcaaaattcttgagcgccgtttaaatatttaaattttgggctgaaattttcagcatagtcatgattttacaagtataaactattgctgccacgagaaagaaaaaatttagaagtaaaaaaattcgaatgtcaatcatttttgatattttcataattcgtgagcgaccttttgaaaattttttatcgagctgatttttggaaaggcttcttaaaacatcgtaagccaacaaattttcataagagactcgaaaaaaaaaatagtcagtttttttgggtcaccctaatatatatatatatatatacaaaatattatgtgTAAAGAAAAATGTACCAAAGCCTATTGGTTAacaacatttatattaatattaattattagtttaaaaatatatatgacaattttatcatattgtaaatatgttactatatttatactttaattgtaatacaagtaattctttattattattttcacacaacaattggtaatttttttttcttctctccATTTAACAGTAATTATGTAAAagttaatgttaaaaattattcatatagatattctatagaattttcgtaaaataaataatgaaattaataataataatatgttaaaTATAGTTATTTGTAGTTAGTTAAATTTCTTTGTCCTCGACAAATTGCGAGTTATAGATTATAGTaaacaatacattttttttatcattatctatattatacgataaataatatattattataattaatttttgattatctgaaatgattaattatattacaataaatataactacattgtattattgttattattaattttaaattaaattattatttattttatttgtaaacacATCTACAtcacttgttttattttttattaataagacaattttatttacaaggaTTTTGTTGTACAATATTCGgcagataaattaaaatgtatttatttttgtttttgttattttcaaattgcgccgtgtaaaaaaaaaggatctaataagaatatatatatatatatatatatatatatatatatatatatatatatatatatatatatatatatttattcaatttattttaattaactaaaagaacaaattttttttactcaatataTATGTCCTCTATGGGAAAAGCAGTCTCAATGAATTTAGTATAGAATCGATGGAAAGCtcgtctaaaaaaaattaatatacatgataaaatagaataatttataattattaataaactatgAATTAATGAGTGaatcaagtaaattatttacccaACAGCCTCAGCAACAGGTCTTGTTGATTCTTGTCCAATAAATACATGACATGCAAACCTTTGTAGTGTAGGGTGTTTAGTAATAAACCCAAGATATCTATGATCTCGTGGATGAAATGCACAAAAAGATACATTtttaagtgaataaaaatagtcATGACATGGCCCTCGATTTTTTCgttgctaaataataaaatataattaaattaaagtaataaatatatatatatatatatatatatatatatacatttatatatatatttatttattgataatactATATAATATCGACGTAGATAAGTGTACAGAAATAGGTGGGATAGAATAAGGAATAAGCGTGCGGCACAATAACGTGTCACACGATAGGCTATTCTGAACATAAGTTTTTCTGTATCTTTAGACACTACGATATAATAATTACCCTTGGTTTACTACTTCGATCAACCATACGAAGTCCCTGATCAGATATTTCTAATATACAACTTTGTGATTCTGGTAAATCACTAGCTGTATTGCCAACAATTCTTCTGACTGCTTGACAAACAACACCTGTTCCTTTGTGAGCCAAAGTTTCAACGGATCCTAAATAACCCAACAAATAACGTTCTCGCTTAACTTTTGGTGCAGTAGGATCAAAATCACTGTAGTCCATATCTACAGCATAAGCAGACGGAAATATTCCTTGACGTCCTGTCCGTAAATTTACACcttcagaaaattattattattattattattattattattattattgttttgttttgttttgtttctgttgttgtttataaaaaaaaactaattacctTCACACCATAAATCATCAGCTTCTTTTTGCACATAAATTGGATCACCAATTTCTAAATCTATTTCGTCATGATGTCGtggtataaatttatgaagacCGCGATGTGTTGCTTCTAGTAATTCTAATTGTGTGAATGGAATTCCTCCACTtcctaattataaattttgtaaataaattaagtaatgagaaaaaaaaaataaataaataaaaagtaaaaataatttatatttcaaataatgtaTACCTGGAGTGCTACTGGGTGATGCAGAATcagtattttgtaaattattactagATGGAATAGGTGATACACTTTTAGGTCCATTATCAGGTGAATGAGCAGTACTATGTCCACTGTCAGTGGTCATTCTTTCACTGTCAGGCGATGTATCTTCGTTAAGTAGTCGTGAATGACATTTTCTAAGAACTAAATGCGGTCTTCCGGCTCCAATAACTCCTGACACACCTGCCAATTCGTCAGCTAACGAAGGGGATGTGTGTAGAGGCACATAATTACCTGTCattgctaaatttttttttaacatttctaCATAATTGTTTGCttgtttgattattattatcaatatttatattcataagaAACTTAAAATGTCGTTTTCTTTTGTGtcaatattgttttatatatattttaataggtatatatataaaagttattaaaactagattaagttaattttataactaactaaataatagtaatttaaataaaaatgatattattattattcttacatttgttgttgttgttgttgttgttgttattattattattataattattttttggtatttcGGGTAAACGTCTGCGTCGTCGTTCATTAGCACTACTAGCAGGTCGATTGCCCGCGTGTTCAGGAGTAGGGCAACATGATGATCCAGTCGTGAGACTTGAGCACGAACCACCAACCGAATCACTGACTATTGCACTGTCGTATTGTCCAATAATGTTGATTACTGCACCTCGAGATCCTCCATCTCTATCTCCAGGCTGATATCGAATCCTGCTGCTCAGTCCACCGAACAAGCTAATGTCATCCAAGGTACAGGGACAGTCTAGTCAGCTAATACTACTCTACGctaatattattcataatatatGCATTTACAACTCTaacaataactattattattattattattattgctaaaattaaaattttttaacttgccTCTatgtaaattgaaaattaaagaaaaaaactaaagtcATTGGTTTCggtttaattttcaatagatttAGACATTTTAAAGTCTATGGAATCAttcttcatcatcattttCAAGTAGACGTCtacgtaaattaattttttttgtaccatAATCTTTtgaaatgattattaaatgcAATTATGGAAGCTCAAATTAAAAAGATTCAATTAGATTTTCAAGTCGATTATCGACTAAGTAGTTTTTATAAGTTCATTTTAGAGGTTTatctttcaaatttgaaattttaatatttaaattttttattagatttacGTTTTATCAAGAGTCctttaaattgttataaaatatagtcaataatcaatcgattagtttaaaaaattaatttttttgatcaaataaaaaaataatcgttttttaagattaaaatgtaaaaaaaatgaataatcgagctttttcaatcagaaaatagcGGCAAGTTTTTGAATTGGCTGGCATCAagattaaaactatttttcaaactttttttcttataaggtaaaacttaaatttgtatatacatgtatatacaaacacatggagtgatcgagtactagttcTCTGATCGGATActgggtcttttaccttatataaatgaaaatgataaaagatatatatatatattatgatttttgaACTATATGTTATTTATGATCCATATAAACCTAGGGTTTCAGGACgaaaactttattaataaataatttaaaaataaatttatataatatacaattaaatcGGTACCTAAAATCACTGTCAGCGATTATTGAAGAATTGTGATCAAGGTCTTCACTATCATCACCGGATGTGTGACCACTTTGAATATTATgctgattaataataatttgggCATCTTCTTCATCATCTGAATCATCAGGTTCTGGTGGTGTAATACGTGGACAAGAGAGATGCCCATTATCACTGGCTTGTGATGATGTTGGTGAATCGTCGACCAATACATCATGAACAAgacttgataaaataaaatttatttatttttcttttattttattttataccattgaaaaaataactaagTAGCAAATAAACTAACATAAATATTAGAcgtacataaaatatatattatatacataaatatgaaagaatataaataatacatgagtatcaattaaaaaaatttagtttaaataaaataacatcaactaataaaacaaaataattctataattttattttttattgcactttttacactatatatatatatatatatatatatatatatatatatatatatatatatatatatttatatgagaCTTTGCTccctattatattatattagtGATTACTAGACACTAGTATCGACGCATGCTAACCACCAAGAGGGGTTGAGGTCAGGCTACGAACTACCCATTGCAGTTTACAAgccatatattattaaaattaaaatttatagtttttcataatttttctttttattttatcttactgaaataaaattccatcaattttaatgatttaaataacaataaaagaaatttttttttaatacttaaatgaCATGTATTAATaacgttttaatttatttgaatgttaaagaaaaaatatataagtaaataatgtcaaaactataaataatattacacagtaaaaactttaattatacagatatataaGTTTAAATAAGTAACTAAGACATGATGAAACTATATAGTatgcaataattttatgaaatatatatatttatgtgtataaTAAGTACctaattgtataaataataagcttACGTGTAATTTGAAATAGGCGCTTTTAAATGTTGAGGTAAACGTTCAAAGTAATGGCGAAATTCTTCAAATTCACTATCAGCCATTGTCAATTAGACGGCACGAATCCTGGAGGCCCCGTCTACGGGGGATACACACACCTCCGCCGTCGTGATAGTCGACGTCGACGTCGACGTTAAGCCTAACAAAGAGGGGCGAGGGTAAGGGCACTATCGTCGTCAGTCTATTGATTCCAATTGTAGTCAGACGCAAGCGCCAACACCAACCCCTCCATCACactgtatatgtataaatatatatatatatatatatatatgtttgtttTAATATGTAATAGGGAAGAATAAGAGaacgaaaaaaacattttttaaataaaataaaataaaaaaaaatagagacaGATAGAGAATAGAAAGGAGATAAGACTTTGTTGGATGCTCAACGTCATCCCTTATCAACtttaagaatatataaaatataaattacattttatcatTTGCACCGGCATAATGTATTACTCTTGTTCTCTTTCATCTTATTgactttattttatgattatacaTACTTACGTACATTTAGTTAAATcaaatatacttatatattatttttaataaatcaagataaataaattaacaattataattccTAATTTAGTTCATTAATGTATAagtttgttttataataattcttctatatatattaaatttagttttgataaatatttaaactaaaaaataataagattgtaagaaaatgaaaaaaaaaaaaaaaataacagaattAATTCTGAgaccctttaaaaaaaaagtgattttttattgtttactgATATTAAATA
This genomic window from Microplitis demolitor isolate Queensland-Clemson2020A chromosome 6, iyMicDemo2.1a, whole genome shotgun sequence contains:
- the LOC103574334 gene encoding serine-rich adhesin for platelets isoform X3 — protein: MWRQDHLYQVNVPQDELSLQLIDNKDPLQLTTIQSNTDHLMLQQQQQPVKLAMMPSNNLFVSQTMTMGYHHRNAARERTPSSSSRASRNLAEKQRRDNLNTNIAMMAALVPNIASSSKRHDKISILRLAAAYLRSNFTIGPGIRGFIPPEFNDIDLEENFIDGFDGTGSFLLVVTITGNIVYISPRVEGPLGYSPVEMMGKSIYTYVHPEDHAELSKALTPDEYIQPIKKITYYNEDYSTNEEATTTTTVMTIPTTTTTTTTINNNNNNNNSNFKEQRRSFYIKIAQRTNSRGEHTQFKCFHVSGVLRLADFLRKKNSPDQSSSVAAATSNDIIFTGIAKVIHKRITELSLYEANKQEYITRHLVDGRIVFSDHRIALVAGYMSEEVSGVNAFRFMHKDDVMWAITALRQMYDRREGFGTSCYRLLSKSGKFIYLRTHGWLEFDSKTGTFESFICVNTLVEKDEGENLIKELRNRFSATVTQITATTSTVSPLSTSSSSFSLSTSLTSGVAAATSTTITTTAAAAAASSSSLSSSSSSSSSVTATATSIATVTAIITATEPSLSVSTSTLSTSTSVGTIKKLKNPLVSSQPEQNVEDPTQLEDAIYQLISTLKSPSTAPSLSPSTSDIECNLDITDTTTSSSSSSSLSLSSLTTATTTTTTTTTTTTTTTTTTTTITTTTTTTTTSSSKTVIENSFKLSSPKAITTINNKFNDKSRQKNKRIKTELSYSFNSSLSLLNHNVNDDHQQPITCYNLNKKKIINNKKKINDNNIIITKNNKSDKILNLNSKNLIFSDKIDEDNNDCDYDNYHHHHLKQSNHIFLTYNNDDNNSVNNSEKKNMGYDSKIELNGIGVKRPGEIYKRKDKRRHIYNKSTAEELNELVVVKNNEIIVDKFKIQAKIDKNDVMVVENNVDEKSNIIIDNNKKINSELQDTLFKLDNCIN
- the LOC103574334 gene encoding serine-rich adhesin for platelets isoform X5, which encodes MRAKVEENKSLTSSLSGTCTESNSYCSRASRNLAEKQRRDNLNTNIAMMAALVPNIASSSKRHDKISILRLAAAYLRSNFTIGPGIRGFIPPEFNDIDLEENFIDGFDGTGSFLLVVTITGNIVYISPRVEGPLGYSPVEMMGKSIYTYVHPEDHAELSKALTPDEYIQPIKKITYYNEDYSTNEEATTTTTVMTIPTTTTTTTTINNNNNNNNSNFKEQRRSFYIKIAQRTNSRGEHTQFKCFHVSGVLRLADFLRKKNSPDQSSSVAAATSNDIIFTGIAKVIHKRITELSLYEANKQEYITRHLVDGRIVFSDHRIALVAGYMSEEVSGVNAFRFMHKDDVMWAITALRQMYDRREGFGTSCYRLLSKSGKFIYLRTHGWLEFDSKTGTFESFICVNTLVEKDEGENLIKELRNRFSATVTQITATTSTVSPLSTSSSSFSLSTSLTSGVAAATSTTITTTAAAAAASSSSLSSSSSSSSSVTATATSIATVTAIITATEPSLSVSTSTLSTSTSVGTIKKLKNPLVSSQPEQNVEDPTQLEDAIYQLISTLKSPSTAPSLSPSTSDIECNLDITDTTTSSSSSSSLSLSSLTTATTTTTTTTTTTTTTTTTTTTITTTTTTTTTSSSKTVIENSFKLSSPKAITTINNKFNDKSRQKNKRIKTELSYSFNSSLSLLNHNVNDDHQQPITCYNLNKKKIINNKKKINDNNIIITKNNKSDKILNLNSKNLIFSDKIDEDNNDCDYDNYHHHHLKQSNHIFLTYNNDDNNSVNNSEKKNMGYDSKIELNGIGVKRPGEIYKRKDKRRHIYNKSTAEELNELVVVKNNEIIVDKFKIQAKIDKNDVMVVENNVDEKSNIIIDNNKKINSELQDTLFKLDNCIN
- the LOC103574334 gene encoding serine-rich adhesin for platelets isoform X4; translated protein: MRAKVEENKSLTSSLSGTCTESNSYCSSRASRNLAEKQRRDNLNTNIAMMAALVPNIASSSKRHDKISILRLAAAYLRSNFTIGPGIRGFIPPEFNDIDLEENFIDGFDGTGSFLLVVTITGNIVYISPRVEGPLGYSPVEMMGKSIYTYVHPEDHAELSKALTPDEYIQPIKKITYYNEDYSTNEEATTTTTVMTIPTTTTTTTTINNNNNNNNSNFKEQRRSFYIKIAQRTNSRGEHTQFKCFHVSGVLRLADFLRKKNSPDQSSSVAAATSNDIIFTGIAKVIHKRITELSLYEANKQEYITRHLVDGRIVFSDHRIALVAGYMSEEVSGVNAFRFMHKDDVMWAITALRQMYDRREGFGTSCYRLLSKSGKFIYLRTHGWLEFDSKTGTFESFICVNTLVEKDEGENLIKELRNRFSATVTQITATTSTVSPLSTSSSSFSLSTSLTSGVAAATSTTITTTAAAAAASSSSLSSSSSSSSSVTATATSIATVTAIITATEPSLSVSTSTLSTSTSVGTIKKLKNPLVSSQPEQNVEDPTQLEDAIYQLISTLKSPSTAPSLSPSTSDIECNLDITDTTTSSSSSSSLSLSSLTTATTTTTTTTTTTTTTTTTTTTITTTTTTTTTSSSKTVIENSFKLSSPKAITTINNKFNDKSRQKNKRIKTELSYSFNSSLSLLNHNVNDDHQQPITCYNLNKKKIINNKKKINDNNIIITKNNKSDKILNLNSKNLIFSDKIDEDNNDCDYDNYHHHHLKQSNHIFLTYNNDDNNSVNNSEKKNMGYDSKIELNGIGVKRPGEIYKRKDKRRHIYNKSTAEELNELVVVKNNEIIVDKFKIQAKIDKNDVMVVENNVDEKSNIIIDNNKKINSELQDTLFKLDNCIN
- the LOC103574334 gene encoding serine-rich adhesin for platelets isoform X1: MWRQDHLYQVNVPQDELSLQLIDNKDPLQLTTIQSNTDHLMLQQQQQPVKLAMMPSNNLFVSQTMTMGYHHRNAARERTPSSRSVPGPSRDNVSLEYISSRASRNLAEKQRRDNLNTNIAMMAALVPNIASSSKRHDKISILRLAAAYLRSNFTIGPGIRGFIPPEFNDIDLEENFIDGFDGTGSFLLVVTITGNIVYISPRVEGPLGYSPVEMMGKSIYTYVHPEDHAELSKALTPDEYIQPIKKITYYNEDYSTNEEATTTTTVMTIPTTTTTTTTINNNNNNNNSNFKEQRRSFYIKIAQRTNSRGEHTQFKCFHVSGVLRLADFLRKKNSPDQSSSVAAATSNDIIFTGIAKVIHKRITELSLYEANKQEYITRHLVDGRIVFSDHRIALVAGYMSEEVSGVNAFRFMHKDDVMWAITALRQMYDRREGFGTSCYRLLSKSGKFIYLRTHGWLEFDSKTGTFESFICVNTLVEKDEGENLIKELRNRFSATVTQITATTSTVSPLSTSSSSFSLSTSLTSGVAAATSTTITTTAAAAAASSSSLSSSSSSSSSVTATATSIATVTAIITATEPSLSVSTSTLSTSTSVGTIKKLKNPLVSSQPEQNVEDPTQLEDAIYQLISTLKSPSTAPSLSPSTSDIECNLDITDTTTSSSSSSSLSLSSLTTATTTTTTTTTTTTTTTTTTTTITTTTTTTTTSSSKTVIENSFKLSSPKAITTINNKFNDKSRQKNKRIKTELSYSFNSSLSLLNHNVNDDHQQPITCYNLNKKKIINNKKKINDNNIIITKNNKSDKILNLNSKNLIFSDKIDEDNNDCDYDNYHHHHLKQSNHIFLTYNNDDNNSVNNSEKKNMGYDSKIELNGIGVKRPGEIYKRKDKRRHIYNKSTAEELNELVVVKNNEIIVDKFKIQAKIDKNDVMVVENNVDEKSNIIIDNNKKINSELQDTLFKLDNCIN